The Ziziphus jujuba cultivar Dongzao chromosome 7, ASM3175591v1 genome includes a region encoding these proteins:
- the LOC125423950 gene encoding (-)-germacrene D synthase-like — MSVQEVLVLSTKNNERPSADFQPSIWGDYFLTHCVETVSVENMRQQVEELKEEVRGSLMDSHKKPLHKLELIDAVQRLGVSYHFEREINEILENMHHKYSNIGFLNSEHDDLCTIALWFRLLRQHGYYTSCDVFNKFKDGEGNFMASLTIDVVSMLSLYEAAQLRIQGEQILDEVMAFTTTHLESMVSSISPYLSEKVTFSLNRPIRKNSPRLETRHYISLYPKEDFHNPTLLKLAELDFNVLQALHQQEVSNMTRWWKNLDFQRKLPYARDRVVELYFWILGEYFEPQYSLARELATKVITMISILDDTYDAHGTYEELKLFTEEIKRWDVSAIHVLPDYMKLLYKAILDIFSDIEEHTTKEGRSYCVHYAKKAMEELVQAYFTEATWFHDAYTPTFEDYMSVAAVTATYNLVITSSFIGMGEIATKEVFDWVCNKPKIMEASLVIGRLMNDMVSHKFEQKRPHIASAVECYMKQHGVDEEKANKMLAKEVDNAWKDINEELLKKPGSSGSTVAFPLLERILNLTRVTDVVYKDDDCYTNPHKLKHQVELLLKHPIAIR, encoded by the exons ATGTCGGTCCAAGAAGTTCTTGTTTTATCAACCAAGAATAATGAACGTCCCTCTGCAGATTTTCAGCCCAGCATTTGGGGTGATTATTTCCTCACTCACTGCGtg GAAACGGTGTCGGTTGAGAATATGAGGCAACAAGTTGAAGAATTGAAGGAAGAAGTAAGAGGATCGTTAATGGATTCTCACAAGAAACCTTTGCATAAATTGGAGCTGATTGATGCAGTACAACGTTTAGGAGTTTCTTACCATTTTGAGAGGGAGATTAATGAAATATTAGAAAACATGCACCACAAATACTCTAATATTGGCTTTCTTAATTCAGAGCATGATGACCTTTGTACCATTGCTCTTTGGTTTCGTTTGCTTAGGCAACATGGTTATTATACTTCATGtg ATGTATTTAACAAGTTTAAGGACGGAGAAGGAAACTTtatggcatccttaaccatTGATGTGGTGAGCATGCTAAGTTTGTACGAGGCAGCACAACTTCGCATACAAGGGGAGCAAATTCTTGACGAAGTCATGGCTTTCACTACCACTCATCTTGAGTCAATGGTGAGTAGCATAAGCCCCTACCTCTCGGAAAAGGTCACGTTTTCCCTGAACCGACCCATCCGTAAAAACTCACCAAGGTTAGAGACAAGGCATTACATCTCTCTCTATCCCAAAGAAGATTTCCACAACCCAACTTTGTTGAAGTTGGCAGAGTTGGATTTTAACGTTCTACAAGCATTACATCAACAAGAGGTGAGCAACATGACAAG GTGGTGGAAAAACTTGGACTTCCAAAGAAAGCTGCCTTATGCAAGAGACAGAGTGGTAGAATTGTACTTTTGGATATTGGGAGAGTACTTTGAACCACAATATTCCCTTGCAAGAGAGTTAGCTACCAAAGTAATCACTATGATATCCATACTAGATGATACCTATGATGCTCATGGAACATATGAAGAACTGAAGCTCTTTACAGAAGAAATCAAAAG ATGGGATGTCAGTGCCATACATGTCCTTCCAGATTACATGAAGTTGCTATATAAGGCAATTTTAGACATTTTCAGTGATATTGAGGAGCATACTACGAAGGAAGGAAGATCATATTGTGTGCATTATGCAAAAAAAGCA ATGGAAGAACTTGTGCAAGCCTACTTCACTGAAGCCACTTGGTTTCATGATGCGTACACCCCAACATTTGAGGACTATATGTCGGTGGCAGCAGTAACTGCTACTTATAATCTTGTCATAACCTCTTCGTTTATTGGGATGGGTGAGATCGCTACAAAAGAGGTGTTCGATTGGGTCTGCAATAAACCAAAAATCATGGAAGCTTCATTGGTTATTGGCAGACTAATGAATGACATGGTCTCCCATAAG TTTGAGCAAAAGAGGCCACACATTGCATCAGCTGTAGAATGTTACATGAAACAACATGGTGTTGATGAAGAAAAGGCAAATAAAATGTTGGCTAAAGAAGTTGATAATGCTTGGAAAGATATAAACGAGGAGTTGCTGAAGAAGCCAGGTAGTAGTGGTAGTACTGTAGCATTTCCTCTGCTGGAGCGGATTTTGAATCTTACAAGGGTGACAGATGTTGTGTACAAGGATGATGATTGTTATACCAATCCTCATAAACTCAAACACCAAGTTGAGTTATTGCTTAAACATCCCATAGCGATTCGTTGA